The genomic segment CTTCGCGGAAATGACAAGCAACGCCATCGGTCAAAGAGCGCATAAAACTATATAAACGGCAACCGAACGCCGTCGACGTTTCAACCCGCGTCATACAGCCCTCCCGTCATATCCGCGCGGAGCGATCGAAGCGCGAGCTTCGTAATCGTGGAGCAAAACGGGTATCCAAATACGCCGAAGACGCGAGAAAGATGGATTCCCTCTTTTGCGGGTATAACGAGAGGAGCAAAGGCTACGCGATCGCGCGTTTTTGCCTGAAAGTCGCATTTAAGCGCTCCAAGAATCGCTTTTATTTACGTCCTTACGGCGCCAACAAGTCACGGCGGGGTTGTGAATGGGGATAAATAAAGAAGCCAAGATGGGATACGATCTTTTTTTAACAACCCGACAAAGCTGACTATAAGTTTTCGCGTATCTACCGCCTAAAGCCGTCATTTTTGTACCTACAATATACCTACAGAGAGGGTTGTTACTACAATGATTTGACTGATTTAAGCGCGTAATATGGCGGACAGAGAGGGATTCGAACCCTCGATACCCGTTACCGAATATCCGTCCTTAGCAGGGACGTGGTTTAAACCGCTCACCCATCTGTCCGCAAGAAAAACGAAATTCTAGCAAAACGCTCCTATATAAAAAGCTAATCGGTAAAACCGACGGCTAATAAAGGCGTATTTCAGCCCCTTGCGTTAGGCTTAAGCCTAGCGGGTTTTAGATACGAGTAGAGCGATCGGCTTAAGCCGTCGCTACCGCTTGATAACTATCGTTAAACAAACGCGGGGCGTTGGTTGACGTTCGCGCTCCACAAAATAATCGCGCGCTTTCAGCCCATAAGCAGTCTAGGCAAACGCGCCGCTTTTGTATTGTTGCCAAGGCGAAAAAGCGCGATTTGTGAATGAAAAAGCCTAAAAGACGATCTTTATCGGAGTTTTGGAGGTTTTTAGCGCCCTGACGCGACTATTTTGACCGTTTTCTAGCGTCGGGCGCTATAGGTTAATTTCTAGCGGCGCGTTTAGTCGCGCGCGACGCTTGGATAATTTGGATAATCTCGCAAAAACGTAGATGGTATAATCGCGCTATGACTTTACTAGGACACAACGGAGCGGGCAAAAGCACGCTTATTAGCTATATTCTCGGATTTTATAACAGGTTGGATCAACACCCCTTTCTGCCGCATTTCGCGGAGCATATCGAGCCGCTAGATCGCCGCGAGGTCGGCTACGCTCCGGAGGCGGCGTGGCTGACGGGCAAAGCGCGAGCGGCGGATTATCTCGCTTTGATGGCGAACCTGCGCGGCAAAAAAAGCTACGATACCGCCCGGTTGTTTGATCGCGTCGGTCTGCGCGCCGATCCAAAAAAACCTATCAAAACCTACTCGAAGGGCATGAAGCAGCGCCTGCTTTTGGCGATCGCGCTGCTTGGCGAGCCAAAAACGCTAGTTTTGGACGAGCCTACTAGCGGGCTTGATCCCTTTGGGCGCGAGGAGATCGAGTCCTTGCTTGTCGGGTTAGCCAAAACCCACGCGCTGATCGTATGCACGCACTCGTTGGAGCTGGCGCATAAGCTAGGCGACGAAACGTGGATTTTATGCGAAGGCAAGATTGTCTGCAAGAAACGCTTCGACGCGATTGAGGAGTTGGAGAAAACCTTTTTTGCTTTGCGCCCGTCGCGGGTGGATTAGGATTGTTTTATTACGACGCGGCGCTAATCGGATTTAGGCTCGCGCCGCTAACTTACAAAAGCGAAATCGCTATCGAAAAC from the Helicobacteraceae bacterium genome contains:
- a CDS encoding ABC transporter ATP-binding protein, giving the protein MTLLGHNGAGKSTLISYILGFYNRLDQHPFLPHFAEHIEPLDRREVGYAPEAAWLTGKARAADYLALMANLRGKKSYDTARLFDRVGLRADPKKPIKTYSKGMKQRLLLAIALLGEPKTLVLDEPTSGLDPFGREEIESLLVGLAKTHALIVCTHSLELAHKLGDETWILCEGKIVCKKRFDAIEELEKTFFALRPSRVD